The DNA segment GCTGGGCTGCCGGATACCGGGCGGCGTGACACTGGCGGGCAACGTGGCGCGCAGATTGCGACTCTGTCTCAGATCGATGGTCTGTTTCAGAGGTGTCCGGCCTGCCGCTTCCACGCGCAGTTCGGCCCTGATGCGGGCGTCCACGGGGAACGACAGCACTGGCGTCTGGCCCAGATTGCGGTTATCGAGGTAAACAGCCACGCCGTCCGGCACGCTCTTGACACTCAGGCGCACGGTACCCTGCGGAGGAATGGGCGGGACAGGGGGCGGCGTTGGAGGCGGAACAGGCGCAGGCGTGGGGAGAGCCGGAACCACCAGAACGGGCGGCGGGGGGACGGCGGCTGCCGGGATCGGACGGCTCAGCAGCAGAGTACCGACGGCCAGCAGCAGCACCAGCAGCACCGCAATCAGGGCAATTCGAACCGGCCCCAGCGTCGGCTCACTGGCCCCAGGTGAGGGCGGCCCACCGGGCACGGCAACCTCCCTCTGCGGCTGCGCGGGTTTCGGGGACGGGGGTTTCGGGGGAATGGGGCGGATCAATCGGTCAAAATCGGCCAGCAGCGGCGCGGGGTCCAGCCCCAACTCGCGGGCGTAGGTTCGCAGATAGGCGCGGGCAAAGGTGGCCTCGGGCAGACTGCCAAGCTGAATCTCCTCCAGCGCTTGCAGGTAATCGCGGCGGATGGCGGTGGTCTGCGCCAGCTCACGCAGGGTCAGCCCGCGCGCCTCCCGCGCCTCCCGCAGGACCGGG comes from the Deinococcus sp. AJ005 genome and includes:
- a CDS encoding helix-turn-helix domain-containing protein; the protein is MTRPLRPESTLRGDAAPTEPTVANTAPCFGPVLREAREARGLTLRELAQTTAIRRDYLQALEEIQLGSLPEATFARAYLRTYARELGLDPAPLLADFDRLIRPIPPKPPSPKPAQPQREVAVPGGPPSPGASEPTLGPVRIALIAVLLVLLLAVGTLLLSRPIPAAAVPPPPVLVVPALPTPAPVPPPTPPPVPPIPPQGTVRLSVKSVPDGVAVYLDNRNLGQTPVLSFPVDARIRAELRVEAAGRTPLKQTIDLRQSRNLRATLPASVTPPGIRQPSVLTDLNTGVRTLTPLPPLPAAPTTSASTPAAAGTVALRFVGQSWARVTDRGGKVLFEGIPAVDSVQQYPPGVSVRAGNAGSVRVQVGDTPEQALGEAGQVLTRQF